A single Candidatus Eisenbacteria bacterium DNA region contains:
- a CDS encoding alpha/beta hydrolase, with translation TRPYRPGLIPVVFVHGTGSSAMRWAQMYNELDNDPRIHDHYQFWFFSYETGNPIIYSAMLLRESLQNAVKKLDPEGRDPALRDMVVIGHSQGGLLTKAMVVDSGDAFWRNISKKPIDELNVSPEMRDLLRRAAFFEVLPFVRRVIFVSTPHRGSYVAGSWLAHQAARLINAPLDVTRVVTEVTTLNKDALAVEGLRGAPTAVDNMTPGNPFVKTLSQLPIAPDVTAHSIISVDAEGPPQGKNDGVVEYDSAHIDGVESEFVVRSPHSCQSNPNTIGEVERILDEHLDNYLAETKTPPVAPAPRTGGRARPPRHVAPVAAPSPS, from the coding sequence ACGCGACCGTATCGCCCCGGCCTCATTCCGGTCGTCTTCGTCCACGGGACGGGATCGAGCGCGATGCGATGGGCGCAGATGTACAACGAGCTCGACAACGATCCGCGCATCCACGACCACTACCAGTTCTGGTTCTTCTCCTACGAGACCGGCAACCCGATCATCTACTCCGCGATGCTGCTCCGGGAATCGCTGCAGAACGCGGTGAAGAAGCTCGACCCCGAGGGTCGCGACCCCGCCCTGCGCGACATGGTCGTCATCGGCCACAGCCAGGGCGGGCTGCTCACCAAGGCGATGGTCGTCGACTCGGGAGACGCGTTCTGGCGGAACATCAGCAAGAAGCCCATCGACGAGCTCAACGTCAGCCCGGAGATGCGCGATCTCCTGCGGCGTGCCGCGTTCTTCGAGGTGCTGCCGTTCGTGCGCCGGGTCATCTTCGTCTCGACGCCGCACCGGGGAAGCTACGTCGCCGGAAGCTGGCTCGCGCACCAGGCCGCGCGGCTCATCAACGCGCCCCTCGACGTGACGCGCGTCGTGACCGAGGTGACGACGCTCAACAAGGATGCGCTCGCGGTCGAAGGCCTGCGCGGCGCCCCGACGGCGGTGGACAACATGACGCCGGGGAACCCGTTCGTGAAGACGCTCTCGCAGCTCCCGATCGCGCCCGACGTCACGGCCCACTCGATCATCTCCGTCGACGCCGAAGGGCCGCCGCAGGGGAAGAACGACGGCGTCGTCGAGTACGACAGCGCCCACATCGACGGCGTCGAGTCCGAGTTCGTCGTACGCTCGCCGCATTCCTGCCAGTCGAACCCGAACACGATCGGCGAGGTCGAGCGCATCCTCGACGAGCATCTCGACAACTACCTGGCCGAGACGAAGACCCCGCCCGTCGCGCCCGCGCCGCGGACGGGCGGCCGCGCTCGCCCACCT